From Andrena cerasifolii isolate SP2316 unplaced genomic scaffold, iyAndCera1_principal scaffold0045, whole genome shotgun sequence, the proteins below share one genomic window:
- the LOC143378060 gene encoding uncharacterized protein LOC143378060, with product MWLRAALITVLQLTTLLIGGTTPDTDFAIKEFQDHPGIYFENLGDLQIYRDSWKLILHLDISYIYRRESNLQAALYDILAQCKTPSTNNLQKFCKTFGTKIQSKVDRVTKFLTYVQQTISSAPKQRRGLIDGLGYIGKSLFGLMDSEDRKIINDQIDFLKRQDSRLKNTIKGQMQIVRANAELLNETIHNVQENEKTLLNATWQIQYLLQQTTDITRFRETIDENLILINSVAETLLRDTQDLLEFIMYIKKGVLNPQLMPPAQIITYLTSALAHIPQGLDFPIGIKLENMHVLYDILTLSAFSDTKSITVVLDIPLLSAKKFKLSKVHPVPTKVNDSFYAYIEPLDSYVVLDTSVQDYIQLSKQDLTECKTINELYLCTSNHPMFKAIPYGPCEVQLYTKLTQKPNNCKIRIMTLKHTILIELQQPGTWIYIAPKQIQLAVTCGDKNTNMYSIKDSGIITIRNKCTITTAEFTIETGKQYGIEKTWNYLPGYNLTLDEITFPQTTVNSYRHTNFELKRIIKHPEELNKVSKKLEDLQNDLEKPEIILTEYHYSFFTLSSVTGFITTTLCMFALYKCIVRCKAKTPRHCTTDNTSRDKTTQKPEAIIKIVSKEETSSTNSL from the coding sequence gattaccgtcctacaattgacgacactactcataggaggaacaacccccgacacagacttcgctataaaagaatttcaagatcacccgggcatttacttcgaaaacttaggcgatctacagatttaccgggatagttggaaactaatactacacttagacatatcgtacatttaccgacgcgaatcaaatctccaggcagcactatatgacatacttgctcagtgtaaaacaccttctactaataacttacaaaaattctgtaaaacgtttggcacgaaaattcaaagcaaagtagaccgcgtaaccaaattccttacttacgtccaacaaaccataagctccgcaccaaaacagcgtcgcgggctaatagacggattaggttacataggcaaatcactcttcggactaatggattccgaagacagaaagataatcaacgaccaaatagacttcctaaaaagacaagacagtagattaaagaatacaatcaaagggcaaatgcaaattgtaagagctaacgccgaacttctaaatgaaactatacacaacgtacaagaaaatgaaaaaacccttttaaacgcaacttggcaaattcaatacttactacaacagacgactgacattactagatttcgagagacaatagacgaaaacctcatactaataaatagcgtcgcggaaacactcctgcgtgacacacaagacttgttagaattcataatgtatataaagaaaggagtccttaacccacaattaatgccaccggcacaaatcataacatacctcacttcagcactcgctcacatcccgcaaggattagacttcccgatcggaataaaactagaaaatatgcacgtcctatacgacatccttacactttccgcattttcggatacgaaatcaattaccgtagtactagatatcccattgttgagcgcaaagaaattcaaattaagcaaggtacacccggtacccacaaaggtaaacgattcgttctacgcgtatatagaacccctcgactcatacgtggtactcgacacctcggtgcaagattacatacaactaagcaaacaagacctaacagaatgtaaaactataaacgagctatatctctgcacctcaaaccatccaatgttcaaagcgataccatacggaccctgcgaagtacagttgtacacaaaattgacgcaaaaaccgaacaattgtaaaatacgaatcatgacactgaaacacacgatcctgatagaattacaacaaccgggcacatggatttatatcgcaccgaaacaaatacaactagcagtaacctgcggcgataaaaacacaaacatgtatagtattaaggactctggtataataacgataagaaataaatgtactatcactaccgccgaatttacgatagaaaccggaaaacaatacggaatagaaaaaacatggaactacttacctggttacaatttgacactagacgaaattacgtttccacagaccactgtaaattcgtaccgacataccaattttgaacttaaaagaataatcaaacacccggaagaattaaataaagttagtaaaaaattagaagacttacaaaacgatttagaaaaacccgagattatactaaccgagtatcactatagcttctttacactatcctctgtgacgggatttatcacaactacactatgtatgttcgcactttacaaatgcattgtacgctgcaaagcaaaaacaccacgacactgtaccacagacaacacgagtcgcgacaaaacaacacaaaaacccgaagcgataatcaaaatagttagtaaggaggaaacgtcttccactaattctctttaa